A stretch of Caenorhabditis elegans chromosome IV DNA encodes these proteins:
- the fbl-1 gene encoding Fibulin-1 (Confirmed by transcript evidence): protein MRICFLLLAFLVAETFANELTRCCAGGTRHFKNSNTCSSIKSEGTSMTCQRAASICCLRSLLDNACDSGTDIAKEEESCPSNINILGGGLKKECCDCCLLAKDLLNRNEPCVAPVGFSAGCLRSFNKCCNGDIEITHASEIITGRPLNDPHVLHLGDRCASSHCEHLCHDRGGEKVECSCRSGFDLAPDGMACVDIDECATLMDDCLESQRCLNTPGSFKCIRTLSCGTGYAMDSETERCRDVDECNLGSHDCGPLYQCRNTQGSYRCDAKKCGDGELQNPMTGECTSITCPNGYYPKNGMCNDIDECVTGHNCGAGEECVNTPGSFRCQQKGNLCAHGYEVNGATGFCEDVNECQQGVCGSMECINLPGTYKCKCGPGYEFNDAKKRCEDVDECIKFAGHVCDLSAECINTIGSFECKCKPGFQLASDGRRCEDVNECTTGIAACEQKCVNIPGSYQCICDRGFALGPDGTKCEDIDECSIWAGSGNDLCMGGCINTKGSYLCQCPPGYKIQPDGRTCVDVDECAMGECAGSDKVCVNTLGSFKCHSIDCPTNYIHDSLNKNQIADGYSCIKVCSTEDTECLGNHTREVLYQFRAVPSLKTIISPIEVSRIVTHMGVPFSVDYNLDYVGQRHFRIVQERNIGIVQLVKPISGPTVETIKVNIHTKSRTGVILAFNEAIIEISVSKYPF from the exons ATGCGAATTTGTTTCTTATTATTGGCATTTTTGGTGGCAG agaccTTTGCCAACGAACTTACAAGATGTTGTGCTGGAGGAACTCGTCATTTCAAGAATTCAAATACTTGTTCAAGTATCAAAAGCGAAGGAACAAGTATGACGTGCCAAAGAGCTGCATCCATATGTTGTCTCAGAAGTTTATTGGATAATGCATGTGACTCTGGTACAGATATTGCAAAAGAAGAGGAGAGCTGCCCAagtaatataaatattttgggAGGtggattgaaaaaa GAGTGTTGTGATTGCTGTCTTCTAGCCAAAGATTTGCTCAATCGAAATGAACCGTGTGTTGCTCCAGTTGGATTTTCAGCTGGAtgtttgagaagtttcaataAATGTTGTAATGGTGACATTGAAATCACACATGCTTCCGAGATCATAACTG GACGTCCACTCAATGATCCACATGTACTTCATCTCGGCGACCGATGTGCGTCATCTCACTGTGAGCACCTCTGTCATGATCGTGGAGGCGAAAAGGTTGAATGCAGTTGCAGATCTGGATTCGACTTGGCACCAGATGGAATGGCTTGTGTAG ATATTGATGAGTGTGCCACACTGATGGACGATTGTTTGGAATCTCAACGATGTTTGAATACTCCTGGAAGCTTTAAATGCATCCGAACACTTTCATGTGGAACTGGTTATGCAATGGACTCTGAAACTGAGCGGTGTCgtg atgTTGATGAATGCAATTTGGGATCTCATGACTGTGGACCACTCTATCAATGCAGAAATACACAAGGAAGTTATAG ATGCGAcgcaaaaaaatgtggagaTGGAGAACTTCAGAATCCAATGACTGGAGAATGTACATCGATTACTTGCCCAAATGGATATTATCCAAAGAACGGAATGTGCAATG ATATCGATGAGTGTGTTACTGGCCACAACTGTGGAGCTGGTGAAGAATGTGTGAACACCCCTGGATCATTCAGATGCCAACAAAAAGGAAATCTGTGTGCTCATGGATATGAAGTTAACGGAGCTACTGGATTCTGTGAAG ATGTGAATGAATGCCAACAAGGAGTCTGTGGATCAATGGAATGTATAAATCTTCCGGGAACGTACAAATGCAAGTGTGGACCTGGATATGAATTTAATGATGCg AAGAAGAGATGTGAAGATGTTGATGAGTGTATCAAGTTTGCTGGTCATGTTTGTGATTTATCAGCCGAGTGTATTAACACT ATTGGTTCATTTGAATGCAAGTGTAAACCAGGATTCCAGCTTGCTTCAGATGGTCGTCGATGTGAAGATGTGAATGAATGTACAACTGGAATTGCTGCATGTGAACAGAAATGTGTTAACATTCCTGGAAGTTATCAATGTATTTGTGATCGAGGATTTGCACTTGGTCCTGATGGAACAAAATGCGAAGATATTGACGAATGCTCAATTTGGGCGGGGTCTGGAAACGATTTGTGCATGGGAGGATGTATTAATACAAAAGGATCATATTTGTGTCAATGTCCACCTGGATACAAAATTCAACCGGATGGAAGAACTTGTGTTG ATGTTGACGAGTGTGCCATGGGAGAATGCGCTGGATCGGATAAAGTATGTGTTAATACACTTGGATCGTTCAAATGTCATTCCATCGATTGCCCAACTAACTATATTCACGACTCGTTGAacaaaaa ccaaattgcTGATGGTTATTCTTGCATCAAAGTGTGCTCAACAGAAGATACCGAATGTCTTGGAAATCATACACGAGAAGTTCTTTATCAATTCAGAGCAGTCCCatcattgaaaacaattatctCACCGATTGAAGTGTCAAGAATTGTTACACATATGGGAGTTCCATTTTCAGTTGATTACAACTTGGATTATGTTGGACAAAGGCACTTTAGAATTGTTCAAGAAAGAAATATTG GTATCGTTCAATTGGTAAAACCAATTAGTGGGCCTACAGTCGAAACAATAAAAGTGAATATTCACACAAAATCCCGAACTGGAGTGATTCTTGCATTCAATGAAGCGATaatcgaaatttcagtttcaaagtatccattttaa
- the fbl-1 gene encoding Fibulin-1 (Confirmed by transcript evidence), whose translation MRICFLLLAFLVAETFANELTRCCAGGTRHFKNSNTCSSIKSEGTSMTCQRAASICCLRSLLDNACDSGTDIAKEEESCPSNINILGGGLKKECCDCCLLAKDLLNRNEPCVAPVGFSAGCLRSFNKCCNGDIEITHASEIITGRPLNDPHVLHLGDRCASSHCEHLCHDRGGEKVECSCRSGFDLAPDGMACVDRNECLTRQSPCTQSEDCVNTIGGYICQRRISRLVPHRHRANRIGNAPRRMRDDPYSRAGEYREASQANTEFGCPMGWLFQHGHCVDVDECNLGSHDCGPLYQCRNTQGSYRCDAKKCGDGELQNPMTGECTSITCPNGYYPKNGMCNDIDECVTGHNCGAGEECVNTPGSFRCQQKGNLCAHGYEVNGATGFCEDVNECQQGVCGSMECINLPGTYKCKCGPGYEFNDAKKRCEDVDECIKFAGHVCDLSAECINTIGSFECKCKPGFQLASDGRRCEDVNECTTGIAACEQKCVNIPGSYQCICDRGFALGPDGTKCEDIDECSIWAGSGNDLCMGGCINTKGSYLCQCPPGYKIQPDGRTCVDVDECAMGECAGSDKVCVNTLGSFKCHSIDCPTNYIHDSLNKNQIADGYSCIKVCSTEDTECLGNHTREVLYQFRAVPSLKTIISPIEVSRIVTHMGVPFSVDYNLDYVGQRHFRIVQERNIGIVQLVKPISGPTVETIKVNIHTKSRTGVILAFNEAIIEISVSKYPF comes from the exons ATGCGAATTTGTTTCTTATTATTGGCATTTTTGGTGGCAG agaccTTTGCCAACGAACTTACAAGATGTTGTGCTGGAGGAACTCGTCATTTCAAGAATTCAAATACTTGTTCAAGTATCAAAAGCGAAGGAACAAGTATGACGTGCCAAAGAGCTGCATCCATATGTTGTCTCAGAAGTTTATTGGATAATGCATGTGACTCTGGTACAGATATTGCAAAAGAAGAGGAGAGCTGCCCAagtaatataaatattttgggAGGtggattgaaaaaa GAGTGTTGTGATTGCTGTCTTCTAGCCAAAGATTTGCTCAATCGAAATGAACCGTGTGTTGCTCCAGTTGGATTTTCAGCTGGAtgtttgagaagtttcaataAATGTTGTAATGGTGACATTGAAATCACACATGCTTCCGAGATCATAACTG GACGTCCACTCAATGATCCACATGTACTTCATCTCGGCGACCGATGTGCGTCATCTCACTGTGAGCACCTCTGTCATGATCGTGGAGGCGAAAAGGTTGAATGCAGTTGCAGATCTGGATTCGACTTGGCACCAGATGGAATGGCTTGTGTAG ATCGTAACGAATGTTTAACCCGCCAATCCCCATGTACCCAGTCTGAAGATTGTGTTAACACAATTGGTGGATATATCTGTCAGAGAAGAATTTCTCGTCTTGTTCCCCATCGTCATCGTGCCAATCGAATTGGCAATGCGCCAAGAAGAATGAGAGACGATCCATATTCTCGTGCTGGAGAATATAGAGAAGCATCACAAGCAAATACAGAGTTTGGATGCCCAATGGGATGGCTTTTTCAACATGGACATTGCGTTG atgTTGATGAATGCAATTTGGGATCTCATGACTGTGGACCACTCTATCAATGCAGAAATACACAAGGAAGTTATAG ATGCGAcgcaaaaaaatgtggagaTGGAGAACTTCAGAATCCAATGACTGGAGAATGTACATCGATTACTTGCCCAAATGGATATTATCCAAAGAACGGAATGTGCAATG ATATCGATGAGTGTGTTACTGGCCACAACTGTGGAGCTGGTGAAGAATGTGTGAACACCCCTGGATCATTCAGATGCCAACAAAAAGGAAATCTGTGTGCTCATGGATATGAAGTTAACGGAGCTACTGGATTCTGTGAAG ATGTGAATGAATGCCAACAAGGAGTCTGTGGATCAATGGAATGTATAAATCTTCCGGGAACGTACAAATGCAAGTGTGGACCTGGATATGAATTTAATGATGCg AAGAAGAGATGTGAAGATGTTGATGAGTGTATCAAGTTTGCTGGTCATGTTTGTGATTTATCAGCCGAGTGTATTAACACT ATTGGTTCATTTGAATGCAAGTGTAAACCAGGATTCCAGCTTGCTTCAGATGGTCGTCGATGTGAAGATGTGAATGAATGTACAACTGGAATTGCTGCATGTGAACAGAAATGTGTTAACATTCCTGGAAGTTATCAATGTATTTGTGATCGAGGATTTGCACTTGGTCCTGATGGAACAAAATGCGAAGATATTGACGAATGCTCAATTTGGGCGGGGTCTGGAAACGATTTGTGCATGGGAGGATGTATTAATACAAAAGGATCATATTTGTGTCAATGTCCACCTGGATACAAAATTCAACCGGATGGAAGAACTTGTGTTG ATGTTGACGAGTGTGCCATGGGAGAATGCGCTGGATCGGATAAAGTATGTGTTAATACACTTGGATCGTTCAAATGTCATTCCATCGATTGCCCAACTAACTATATTCACGACTCGTTGAacaaaaa ccaaattgcTGATGGTTATTCTTGCATCAAAGTGTGCTCAACAGAAGATACCGAATGTCTTGGAAATCATACACGAGAAGTTCTTTATCAATTCAGAGCAGTCCCatcattgaaaacaattatctCACCGATTGAAGTGTCAAGAATTGTTACACATATGGGAGTTCCATTTTCAGTTGATTACAACTTGGATTATGTTGGACAAAGGCACTTTAGAATTGTTCAAGAAAGAAATATTG GTATCGTTCAATTGGTAAAACCAATTAGTGGGCCTACAGTCGAAACAATAAAAGTGAATATTCACACAAAATCCCGAACTGGAGTGATTCTTGCATTCAATGAAGCGATaatcgaaatttcagtttcaaagtatccattttaa
- the fbl-1 gene encoding Fibulin-1 (Confirmed by transcript evidence), with protein MRICFLLLAFLVAETFANELTRCCAGGTRHFKNSNTCSSIKSEGTSMTCQRAASICCLRSLLDNACDSGTDIAKEEESCPSNINILGGGLKKECCDCCLLAKDLLNRNEPCVAPVGFSAGCLRSFNKCCNGDIEITHASEIITGRPLNDPHVLHLGDRCASSHCEHLCHDRGGEKVECSCRSGFDLAPDGMACVDIDECATLMDDCLESQRCLNTPGSFKCIRTLSCGTGYAMDSETERCRDVDECNLGSHDCGPLYQCRNTQGSYRCDAKKCGDGELQNPMTGECTSITCPNGYYPKNGMCNDIDECVTGHNCGAGEECVNTPGSFRCQQKGNLCAHGYEVNGATGFCEDVNECQQGVCGSMECINLPGTYKCKCGPGYEFNDAKKRCEDVDECIKFAGHVCDLSAECINTIGSFECKCKPGFQLASDGRRCEDVNECTTGIAACEQKCVNIPGSYQCICDRGFALGPDGTKCEDIDECSIWAGSGNDLCMGGCINTKGSYLCQCPPGYKIQPDGRTCVDVDECAMGECAGSDKVCVNTLGSFKCHSIDCPTNYIHDSLNKNRCNRQPSACGLPEECSKVPLFLTYQFISLARAVPISSHRPAITLFKVSAPNHADTEVNFELQLKTTIVGAPNVLPAIRANFLLQKGEKRNSAVVTLRDSLDGPQTVKLQLLLRMSKKGKNFNTYAANLIVDVAAHKRHNTVHPPLMKIR; from the exons ATGCGAATTTGTTTCTTATTATTGGCATTTTTGGTGGCAG agaccTTTGCCAACGAACTTACAAGATGTTGTGCTGGAGGAACTCGTCATTTCAAGAATTCAAATACTTGTTCAAGTATCAAAAGCGAAGGAACAAGTATGACGTGCCAAAGAGCTGCATCCATATGTTGTCTCAGAAGTTTATTGGATAATGCATGTGACTCTGGTACAGATATTGCAAAAGAAGAGGAGAGCTGCCCAagtaatataaatattttgggAGGtggattgaaaaaa GAGTGTTGTGATTGCTGTCTTCTAGCCAAAGATTTGCTCAATCGAAATGAACCGTGTGTTGCTCCAGTTGGATTTTCAGCTGGAtgtttgagaagtttcaataAATGTTGTAATGGTGACATTGAAATCACACATGCTTCCGAGATCATAACTG GACGTCCACTCAATGATCCACATGTACTTCATCTCGGCGACCGATGTGCGTCATCTCACTGTGAGCACCTCTGTCATGATCGTGGAGGCGAAAAGGTTGAATGCAGTTGCAGATCTGGATTCGACTTGGCACCAGATGGAATGGCTTGTGTAG ATATTGATGAGTGTGCCACACTGATGGACGATTGTTTGGAATCTCAACGATGTTTGAATACTCCTGGAAGCTTTAAATGCATCCGAACACTTTCATGTGGAACTGGTTATGCAATGGACTCTGAAACTGAGCGGTGTCgtg atgTTGATGAATGCAATTTGGGATCTCATGACTGTGGACCACTCTATCAATGCAGAAATACACAAGGAAGTTATAG ATGCGAcgcaaaaaaatgtggagaTGGAGAACTTCAGAATCCAATGACTGGAGAATGTACATCGATTACTTGCCCAAATGGATATTATCCAAAGAACGGAATGTGCAATG ATATCGATGAGTGTGTTACTGGCCACAACTGTGGAGCTGGTGAAGAATGTGTGAACACCCCTGGATCATTCAGATGCCAACAAAAAGGAAATCTGTGTGCTCATGGATATGAAGTTAACGGAGCTACTGGATTCTGTGAAG ATGTGAATGAATGCCAACAAGGAGTCTGTGGATCAATGGAATGTATAAATCTTCCGGGAACGTACAAATGCAAGTGTGGACCTGGATATGAATTTAATGATGCg AAGAAGAGATGTGAAGATGTTGATGAGTGTATCAAGTTTGCTGGTCATGTTTGTGATTTATCAGCCGAGTGTATTAACACT ATTGGTTCATTTGAATGCAAGTGTAAACCAGGATTCCAGCTTGCTTCAGATGGTCGTCGATGTGAAGATGTGAATGAATGTACAACTGGAATTGCTGCATGTGAACAGAAATGTGTTAACATTCCTGGAAGTTATCAATGTATTTGTGATCGAGGATTTGCACTTGGTCCTGATGGAACAAAATGCGAAGATATTGACGAATGCTCAATTTGGGCGGGGTCTGGAAACGATTTGTGCATGGGAGGATGTATTAATACAAAAGGATCATATTTGTGTCAATGTCCACCTGGATACAAAATTCAACCGGATGGAAGAACTTGTGTTG ATGTTGACGAGTGTGCCATGGGAGAATGCGCTGGATCGGATAAAGTATGTGTTAATACACTTGGATCGTTCAAATGTCATTCCATCGATTGCCCAACTAACTATATTCACGACTCGTTGAacaaaaa tcGTTGTAATCGTCAACCATCAGCATGTGGTTTGCCTGAAGAATGTTCAAAAGTACCATTATTCTTAACCTATCAGTTTATTTCTTTGGCACGTGCTGTACCTATTTCATCTCATCGTCCTGCAATCACTTTGTTTAAAGTTTCTGCTCCAAATCATGCAGACACTGAAGTCAACTTTGAATTACAATTGAAGACTACTATAGTTG GTGCTCCAAACGTTCTTCCAGCTATTCGAGCtaattttttacttcaaaaaggTGAAAAACGAAATAGTGCAGTTGTAACACTTCGGGATAGTTTGGATGGACCACAGACAGTGAAATTGCAACTTTTACTCAGAATGagcaaaaaaggcaaaaactTCAACACATACGCTGCCAACCTGATTGTCGATGTGGCAGCTCACAAGCGACATAATACGGTTCATCCACCGCTCATGAAGATTCGatag
- the fbl-1 gene encoding Fibulin-1 (Confirmed by transcript evidence), with product MRICFLLLAFLVAETFANELTRCCAGGTRHFKNSNTCSSIKSEGTSMTCQRAASICCLRSLLDNACDSGTDIAKEEESCPSNINILGGGLKKECCDCCLLAKDLLNRNEPCVAPVGFSAGCLRSFNKCCNGDIEITHASEIITGRPLNDPHVLHLGDRCASSHCEHLCHDRGGEKVECSCRSGFDLAPDGMACVDRNECLTRQSPCTQSEDCVNTIGGYICQRRISRLVPHRHRANRIGNAPRRMRDDPYSRAGEYREASQANTEFGCPMGWLFQHGHCVDVDECNLGSHDCGPLYQCRNTQGSYRCDAKKCGDGELQNPMTGECTSITCPNGYYPKNGMCNDIDECVTGHNCGAGEECVNTPGSFRCQQKGNLCAHGYEVNGATGFCEDVNECTTGIAACEQKCVNIPGSYQCICDRGFALGPDGTKCEDIDECSIWAGSGNDLCMGGCINTKGSYLCQCPPGYKIQPDGRTCVDVDECAMGECAGSDKVCVNTLGSFKCHSIDCPTNYIHDSLNKNQIADGYSCIKVCSTEDTECLGNHTREVLYQFRAVPSLKTIISPIEVSRIVTHMGVPFSVDYNLDYVGQRHFRIVQERNIGIVQLVKPISGPTVETIKVNIHTKSRTGVILAFNEAIIEISVSKYPF from the exons ATGCGAATTTGTTTCTTATTATTGGCATTTTTGGTGGCAG agaccTTTGCCAACGAACTTACAAGATGTTGTGCTGGAGGAACTCGTCATTTCAAGAATTCAAATACTTGTTCAAGTATCAAAAGCGAAGGAACAAGTATGACGTGCCAAAGAGCTGCATCCATATGTTGTCTCAGAAGTTTATTGGATAATGCATGTGACTCTGGTACAGATATTGCAAAAGAAGAGGAGAGCTGCCCAagtaatataaatattttgggAGGtggattgaaaaaa GAGTGTTGTGATTGCTGTCTTCTAGCCAAAGATTTGCTCAATCGAAATGAACCGTGTGTTGCTCCAGTTGGATTTTCAGCTGGAtgtttgagaagtttcaataAATGTTGTAATGGTGACATTGAAATCACACATGCTTCCGAGATCATAACTG GACGTCCACTCAATGATCCACATGTACTTCATCTCGGCGACCGATGTGCGTCATCTCACTGTGAGCACCTCTGTCATGATCGTGGAGGCGAAAAGGTTGAATGCAGTTGCAGATCTGGATTCGACTTGGCACCAGATGGAATGGCTTGTGTAG ATCGTAACGAATGTTTAACCCGCCAATCCCCATGTACCCAGTCTGAAGATTGTGTTAACACAATTGGTGGATATATCTGTCAGAGAAGAATTTCTCGTCTTGTTCCCCATCGTCATCGTGCCAATCGAATTGGCAATGCGCCAAGAAGAATGAGAGACGATCCATATTCTCGTGCTGGAGAATATAGAGAAGCATCACAAGCAAATACAGAGTTTGGATGCCCAATGGGATGGCTTTTTCAACATGGACATTGCGTTG atgTTGATGAATGCAATTTGGGATCTCATGACTGTGGACCACTCTATCAATGCAGAAATACACAAGGAAGTTATAG ATGCGAcgcaaaaaaatgtggagaTGGAGAACTTCAGAATCCAATGACTGGAGAATGTACATCGATTACTTGCCCAAATGGATATTATCCAAAGAACGGAATGTGCAATG ATATCGATGAGTGTGTTACTGGCCACAACTGTGGAGCTGGTGAAGAATGTGTGAACACCCCTGGATCATTCAGATGCCAACAAAAAGGAAATCTGTGTGCTCATGGATATGAAGTTAACGGAGCTACTGGATTCTGTGAAG ATGTGAATGAATGTACAACTGGAATTGCTGCATGTGAACAGAAATGTGTTAACATTCCTGGAAGTTATCAATGTATTTGTGATCGAGGATTTGCACTTGGTCCTGATGGAACAAAATGCGAAGATATTGACGAATGCTCAATTTGGGCGGGGTCTGGAAACGATTTGTGCATGGGAGGATGTATTAATACAAAAGGATCATATTTGTGTCAATGTCCACCTGGATACAAAATTCAACCGGATGGAAGAACTTGTGTTG ATGTTGACGAGTGTGCCATGGGAGAATGCGCTGGATCGGATAAAGTATGTGTTAATACACTTGGATCGTTCAAATGTCATTCCATCGATTGCCCAACTAACTATATTCACGACTCGTTGAacaaaaa ccaaattgcTGATGGTTATTCTTGCATCAAAGTGTGCTCAACAGAAGATACCGAATGTCTTGGAAATCATACACGAGAAGTTCTTTATCAATTCAGAGCAGTCCCatcattgaaaacaattatctCACCGATTGAAGTGTCAAGAATTGTTACACATATGGGAGTTCCATTTTCAGTTGATTACAACTTGGATTATGTTGGACAAAGGCACTTTAGAATTGTTCAAGAAAGAAATATTG GTATCGTTCAATTGGTAAAACCAATTAGTGGGCCTACAGTCGAAACAATAAAAGTGAATATTCACACAAAATCCCGAACTGGAGTGATTCTTGCATTCAATGAAGCGATaatcgaaatttcagtttcaaagtatccattttaa
- the fbl-1 gene encoding Fibulin-1 (Confirmed by transcript evidence), which produces MRICFLLLAFLVAETFANELTRCCAGGTRHFKNSNTCSSIKSEGTSMTCQRAASICCLRSLLDNACDSGTDIAKEEESCPSNINILGGGLKKECCDCCLLAKDLLNRNEPCVAPVGFSAGCLRSFNKCCNGDIEITHASEIITGRPLNDPHVLHLGDRCASSHCEHLCHDRGGEKVECSCRSGFDLAPDGMACVDIDECATLMDDCLESQRCLNTPGSFKCIRTLSCGTGYAMDSETERCRDVDECNLGSHDCGPLYQCRNTQGSYRCDAKKCGDGELQNPMTGECTSITCPNGYYPKNGMCNDIDECVTGHNCGAGEECVNTPGSFRCQQKGNLCAHGYEVNGATGFCEDVNECTTGIAACEQKCVNIPGSYQCICDRGFALGPDGTKCEDIDECSIWAGSGNDLCMGGCINTKGSYLCQCPPGYKIQPDGRTCVDVDECAMGECAGSDKVCVNTLGSFKCHSIDCPTNYIHDSLNKNQIADGYSCIKVCSTEDTECLGNHTREVLYQFRAVPSLKTIISPIEVSRIVTHMGVPFSVDYNLDYVGQRHFRIVQERNIGIVQLVKPISGPTVETIKVNIHTKSRTGVILAFNEAIIEISVSKYPF; this is translated from the exons ATGCGAATTTGTTTCTTATTATTGGCATTTTTGGTGGCAG agaccTTTGCCAACGAACTTACAAGATGTTGTGCTGGAGGAACTCGTCATTTCAAGAATTCAAATACTTGTTCAAGTATCAAAAGCGAAGGAACAAGTATGACGTGCCAAAGAGCTGCATCCATATGTTGTCTCAGAAGTTTATTGGATAATGCATGTGACTCTGGTACAGATATTGCAAAAGAAGAGGAGAGCTGCCCAagtaatataaatattttgggAGGtggattgaaaaaa GAGTGTTGTGATTGCTGTCTTCTAGCCAAAGATTTGCTCAATCGAAATGAACCGTGTGTTGCTCCAGTTGGATTTTCAGCTGGAtgtttgagaagtttcaataAATGTTGTAATGGTGACATTGAAATCACACATGCTTCCGAGATCATAACTG GACGTCCACTCAATGATCCACATGTACTTCATCTCGGCGACCGATGTGCGTCATCTCACTGTGAGCACCTCTGTCATGATCGTGGAGGCGAAAAGGTTGAATGCAGTTGCAGATCTGGATTCGACTTGGCACCAGATGGAATGGCTTGTGTAG ATATTGATGAGTGTGCCACACTGATGGACGATTGTTTGGAATCTCAACGATGTTTGAATACTCCTGGAAGCTTTAAATGCATCCGAACACTTTCATGTGGAACTGGTTATGCAATGGACTCTGAAACTGAGCGGTGTCgtg atgTTGATGAATGCAATTTGGGATCTCATGACTGTGGACCACTCTATCAATGCAGAAATACACAAGGAAGTTATAG ATGCGAcgcaaaaaaatgtggagaTGGAGAACTTCAGAATCCAATGACTGGAGAATGTACATCGATTACTTGCCCAAATGGATATTATCCAAAGAACGGAATGTGCAATG ATATCGATGAGTGTGTTACTGGCCACAACTGTGGAGCTGGTGAAGAATGTGTGAACACCCCTGGATCATTCAGATGCCAACAAAAAGGAAATCTGTGTGCTCATGGATATGAAGTTAACGGAGCTACTGGATTCTGTGAAG ATGTGAATGAATGTACAACTGGAATTGCTGCATGTGAACAGAAATGTGTTAACATTCCTGGAAGTTATCAATGTATTTGTGATCGAGGATTTGCACTTGGTCCTGATGGAACAAAATGCGAAGATATTGACGAATGCTCAATTTGGGCGGGGTCTGGAAACGATTTGTGCATGGGAGGATGTATTAATACAAAAGGATCATATTTGTGTCAATGTCCACCTGGATACAAAATTCAACCGGATGGAAGAACTTGTGTTG ATGTTGACGAGTGTGCCATGGGAGAATGCGCTGGATCGGATAAAGTATGTGTTAATACACTTGGATCGTTCAAATGTCATTCCATCGATTGCCCAACTAACTATATTCACGACTCGTTGAacaaaaa ccaaattgcTGATGGTTATTCTTGCATCAAAGTGTGCTCAACAGAAGATACCGAATGTCTTGGAAATCATACACGAGAAGTTCTTTATCAATTCAGAGCAGTCCCatcattgaaaacaattatctCACCGATTGAAGTGTCAAGAATTGTTACACATATGGGAGTTCCATTTTCAGTTGATTACAACTTGGATTATGTTGGACAAAGGCACTTTAGAATTGTTCAAGAAAGAAATATTG GTATCGTTCAATTGGTAAAACCAATTAGTGGGCCTACAGTCGAAACAATAAAAGTGAATATTCACACAAAATCCCGAACTGGAGTGATTCTTGCATTCAATGAAGCGATaatcgaaatttcagtttcaaagtatccattttaa